The Streptomyces sp. NBC_01244 genome contains a region encoding:
- a CDS encoding heme/hemin ABC transporter substrate-binding protein: MPTPAASTRMSRFAVALTSVVLALGVSACGGTAAPSPATGAGAPALPDRVEPLAQAPVPALPATVASADGVRVTVTSADRVIPLTGGLNEIVYTLGLGPKVVAKDITATFEQAAELPVVTRGHEVSAESVLSLRPTLVLAETTSGPAEALRQIRDAGVPLLVVAPAKSLEDVAKRTDAVAAALGVKEAGAQLNQRTADRIAAARKALPATGKKPRVAFLYLRGTASVYLMGGSDSGAGSLLEAAGALDTGPESGLGKDFTPITSEALAAAAPDAILVMSKGLESVGGVDGLVKIPGVAQTPAGMDRRVIAVDDGVLLNYGPRTDQVLTSLITQLYGKAS, encoded by the coding sequence GTGCCTACGCCCGCCGCGTCAACCCGCATGTCCCGCTTCGCCGTAGCCCTGACCTCCGTGGTCCTGGCACTCGGCGTGAGCGCCTGCGGAGGTACGGCCGCCCCCTCCCCCGCCACCGGAGCCGGCGCCCCGGCCCTCCCGGACCGGGTGGAACCCCTCGCCCAGGCGCCCGTGCCCGCGCTGCCGGCAACCGTGGCCTCCGCGGACGGCGTCCGGGTCACCGTCACCTCGGCGGACCGGGTGATCCCGCTGACCGGCGGCCTCAACGAGATCGTGTACACCCTCGGGCTCGGCCCCAAGGTCGTCGCCAAGGACATCACCGCCACTTTCGAACAGGCGGCGGAGCTCCCGGTGGTGACGCGGGGCCACGAGGTCTCCGCCGAGAGCGTGCTGTCGCTGCGTCCGACCCTGGTGCTGGCCGAGACCACCTCCGGCCCCGCCGAGGCGCTCCGGCAGATCCGTGACGCGGGCGTCCCCCTCCTGGTGGTGGCCCCGGCCAAGTCCCTGGAGGACGTGGCCAAGCGCACCGACGCGGTGGCCGCCGCACTGGGCGTCAAGGAGGCCGGCGCGCAGCTGAACCAGCGCACCGCCGACCGCATCGCCGCCGCCCGCAAGGCCCTGCCCGCCACGGGCAAGAAGCCGCGCGTGGCCTTCCTCTACCTGCGCGGCACGGCCTCCGTGTACCTGATGGGCGGCTCCGACTCCGGCGCCGGTTCGCTGCTGGAGGCGGCCGGCGCGCTGGACACGGGTCCGGAGTCGGGGCTCGGCAAGGACTTCACCCCGATCACCAGCGAGGCCCTGGCCGCGGCCGCGCCCGACGCGATCCTCGTCATGTCCAAGGGCCTGGAGTCCGTGGGCGGCGTGGACGGGCTGGTCAAGATCCCGGGCGTGGCCCAGACCCCGGCCGGCATGGACCGGCGGGTGATCGCCGTCGACGACGGGGTCCTGCTCAACTACGGTCCGCGCACCGACCAGGTCCTGACCTCCCTCATCACCCAGCTCTACGGCAAGGCCTCCTGA
- a CDS encoding FecCD family ABC transporter permease has product MASRAVPTAAGAPPRRRWGSAWLTGVLAAVLVLLALVSAGVGAYEIPLGEVIGSVQHRLGLGGAALDRVGESVLWNVRLPRVVLALLVGSSLGCAGALMQGVFGNPLAEPGVIGISAGAAVGAVAAIGLGLTFFGNWTITACAFVAGLITVGAVYLLSRNGGKTEVVTLILTGIAVNAFAGALIGLFIFFADSGQVNQITFWQLGSLAQATWPKVLAVLPCALAGLAIAPFYSRKLDLLSLGERPARHLGVDVERLRLTLILLVALLTAAAVAVAGIISFVGLLVPHLLRMANGPGHRFLVPGSALAGAVVLVAGDLAARTLAQPAELPLGVLTALLGSPFFFWLLRRTRRKQGGWA; this is encoded by the coding sequence GTGGCGTCCCGGGCCGTCCCCACCGCCGCCGGCGCACCGCCCCGGCGGCGGTGGGGTTCCGCCTGGCTCACCGGCGTCCTGGCCGCCGTCCTCGTGCTGCTCGCGCTGGTCTCCGCCGGGGTGGGGGCCTACGAGATCCCGCTCGGGGAGGTGATCGGGTCGGTGCAGCACCGCCTCGGGCTCGGGGGCGCCGCCCTCGACCGGGTCGGGGAGAGCGTGCTGTGGAACGTACGGCTGCCGCGCGTGGTGCTCGCCCTGCTCGTCGGGTCGAGCCTCGGCTGCGCCGGGGCGCTGATGCAGGGGGTGTTCGGCAATCCGCTCGCCGAGCCCGGGGTCATCGGGATCTCGGCGGGCGCCGCCGTCGGCGCGGTCGCCGCGATCGGGCTGGGCCTGACCTTCTTCGGCAACTGGACCATCACCGCCTGCGCCTTCGTCGCGGGGCTGATCACCGTCGGCGCCGTGTACCTGCTCTCCCGCAACGGCGGGAAGACGGAGGTCGTCACCCTCATCCTGACCGGCATCGCCGTCAACGCCTTCGCGGGCGCCCTGATCGGCCTGTTCATCTTCTTCGCGGACAGCGGCCAGGTGAACCAGATCACCTTCTGGCAGCTCGGCTCCCTCGCCCAGGCCACCTGGCCCAAGGTGCTCGCCGTCCTGCCCTGCGCGCTGGCCGGCCTGGCCATCGCCCCCTTCTACTCCCGCAAGCTGGACCTGCTGTCCCTCGGCGAGCGCCCCGCCCGCCATCTCGGCGTCGACGTGGAGCGGCTGCGGCTCACGCTGATCCTGCTCGTCGCGCTGCTCACCGCGGCGGCCGTCGCCGTGGCCGGGATCATCAGCTTCGTCGGGCTCCTCGTGCCGCACCTGCTGCGCATGGCCAACGGTCCGGGCCACCGGTTCCTGGTGCCCGGCAGCGCGCTCGCCGGAGCCGTGGTGCTGGTCGCCGGGGATCTGGCCGCACGGACCCTCGCCCAGCCCGCCGAGCTGCCGCTCGGCGTCCTGACCGCCCTGCTCGGCAGCCCGTTCTTCTTCTGGCTGCTGCGCCGCACCCGCCGCAAGCAAGGAGGCTGGGCATGA
- a CDS encoding heme ABC transporter ATP-binding protein: protein MSVLFAAFRRTKRTVPARPAPGAPLAEVRDLRVRLGGREVLAGIDLTVRAGEVLALVGPNGAGKSTLLAALSADLPADSGEVRIDGRPVGGWPAPELALRRAVLPQSAALAFPFPVEDVVRMGRAPWAGTEAADSDEEAVAAAMAATEVTGFAARPFSALSGGERARVALARVLAQRAPLLLLDEPTAALDLRHQELVLRICRERAAAGDGVVVVLHDLGLAAAYADRVAVLHDGRIAVDGPPAEVFEDGLLSRVYRQSVEVLPHPRTGAPLVVPVRDGAPGKPGESVPPYGTAGWA from the coding sequence ATGAGCGTCCTGTTCGCCGCGTTCCGCAGGACCAAGCGCACCGTCCCCGCCCGGCCGGCCCCCGGCGCGCCGCTCGCCGAGGTCAGGGACCTGCGCGTACGGCTCGGCGGGCGCGAGGTGCTCGCCGGGATCGACCTGACCGTGCGCGCCGGGGAGGTGCTGGCCCTGGTCGGGCCGAACGGCGCGGGCAAGTCCACCCTGCTGGCGGCCCTGTCCGCGGACCTGCCGGCGGACTCCGGGGAGGTGCGGATCGACGGGCGCCCGGTGGGCGGCTGGCCGGCCCCCGAGCTGGCCCTGCGCCGGGCGGTGCTCCCCCAGTCGGCCGCACTGGCCTTCCCTTTTCCGGTGGAGGACGTCGTACGGATGGGCCGCGCCCCATGGGCGGGCACCGAGGCGGCCGACTCCGACGAGGAGGCGGTGGCCGCCGCCATGGCCGCCACCGAGGTGACGGGCTTCGCCGCCCGCCCGTTCTCGGCGCTCTCGGGCGGCGAGCGGGCCCGGGTCGCGCTGGCCCGCGTACTGGCCCAGCGGGCCCCGCTGCTGCTGCTCGACGAGCCGACCGCGGCACTGGACCTGCGCCACCAGGAGCTGGTGCTGCGGATCTGCCGGGAGCGGGCGGCGGCCGGGGACGGGGTCGTGGTGGTCCTGCACGACCTGGGCCTGGCGGCGGCGTACGCGGACCGGGTCGCCGTCCTGCACGACGGCCGGATCGCGGTGGACGGCCCGCCCGCGGAGGTGTTCGAGGACGGGCTGCTGAGCCGGGTCTACCGCCAGTCGGTGGAGGTCCTCCCGCACCCGCGCACCGGGGCGCCGCTGGTGGTCCCCGTCCGTGACGGGGCGCCGGGGAAGCCCGGGGAGAGCGTTCCGCCGTACGGGACGGCCGGCTGGGCTTGA
- the efeO gene encoding iron uptake system protein EfeO, protein MRPVRLSVVTAAAVVAALTAVTGCSEKSDASGDGVIKVAASDSACEVSAKEFPAGKVTIEVENKGSKVTELYVLFPDDRIVTERENIGPGTKATITAELKAGDYEVACKPGMKGDGIRQQVKATGGGTVEKRSPEADAAVAAYRKYVQLQADETIPKAQVFADAVKAGDVEAAKKAYALSRIGWERTEPVAESFGDIDPKVDVREDGLEPNQEWTGWHKLEKSLFEGNKIDDADKKLADTLMADLAVWQKKVGQAEITPTSMANGAKELLDEVATGKVTGEEERYSHTDLVDFKANVEGAEKAYELLKPVTSKTDPALTAELDKQFAALNNLLEKYRPNKAAYEFTSYDKVGEAERKELSDGVNALAEPLSKLAAAVAK, encoded by the coding sequence ATGCGCCCCGTCCGCCTCTCCGTCGTCACCGCGGCAGCCGTCGTGGCCGCCCTCACCGCGGTCACCGGCTGCTCCGAGAAGAGCGACGCGTCCGGCGACGGCGTCATCAAGGTGGCGGCCTCCGACTCGGCCTGCGAGGTCAGCGCGAAGGAGTTCCCTGCGGGCAAGGTCACCATCGAGGTCGAGAACAAGGGCTCCAAGGTCACCGAGCTCTACGTGCTGTTCCCCGACGACCGCATCGTCACCGAGCGCGAGAACATAGGCCCCGGCACCAAGGCCACCATCACCGCCGAGCTCAAGGCGGGCGACTACGAGGTCGCCTGCAAGCCCGGCATGAAGGGCGACGGCATCCGCCAGCAGGTCAAGGCCACCGGCGGGGGCACCGTCGAGAAGCGCAGCCCCGAGGCCGACGCCGCGGTCGCCGCGTACCGCAAGTACGTGCAGCTCCAGGCCGACGAGACCATCCCCAAGGCGCAGGTCTTCGCGGACGCGGTCAAGGCCGGCGACGTCGAGGCCGCGAAGAAGGCGTACGCCCTCTCGCGCATCGGCTGGGAGCGCACCGAGCCGGTCGCCGAGTCCTTCGGCGACATCGACCCGAAGGTCGACGTCCGCGAGGACGGCCTGGAGCCGAACCAGGAGTGGACCGGCTGGCACAAGCTGGAGAAGTCCCTCTTCGAGGGCAACAAGATCGACGACGCGGACAAGAAGCTCGCCGACACCCTGATGGCCGACCTGGCCGTGTGGCAGAAGAAGGTCGGCCAGGCGGAGATCACCCCCACCTCGATGGCGAACGGCGCCAAGGAGCTCCTCGACGAGGTCGCCACCGGCAAGGTGACGGGTGAGGAAGAGCGCTACAGCCACACCGACCTGGTCGACTTCAAGGCCAACGTCGAGGGCGCGGAGAAGGCGTACGAGCTGCTCAAGCCGGTCACCTCGAAGACCGACCCCGCGCTCACCGCCGAGCTGGACAAGCAGTTCGCGGCCCTGAACAACCTGCTGGAGAAGTACCGCCCGAACAAGGCCGCGTACGAGTTCACCTCGTACGACAAGGTCGGCGAGGCCGAGCGCAAGGAGCTCTCCGACGGCGTCAACGCGCTGGCCGAGCCGCTCTCGAAGCTGGCCGCCGCGGTCGCGAAGTAA
- the efeB gene encoding iron uptake transporter deferrochelatase/peroxidase subunit, with product MSESVSGPESTQDGAPEGASEQAGSGSGAPSRRAVLGWGGAGLALGAAAAGGTAIALNSGPDMVSAAAAGAAVPFHGEHQAGIASAVQDRLHFAAFDVKTKDRGELVQLLKDWTEAARLMTAGQPVGEGGFGGLPEAPPDDTGEALGLKASRLTLTIGFGPGLFAKGRFGLEGKRPGALIDLELFPGDNLDPARSGGDLCVQACADDPQVAVHAIRQLARIGFGKTAVRWSQLGFGKTSSTTPDEQTPRNMMGFKDGTRNISGTDKAALDKHVWVGAGDGSDWLTGGSYLVARRIRMNIETWDRTSLGEQEDIFGRDKGEGAPVGKSKERDEPFLKAMKPEAHVRLAHPDTNDGATILRRGYSFTDGTDGLGRLDAGLFFLAYQRDVRTGFVPIQRKLAKSDVLNEYIQHVGSAVFAVPPGVRDKDDWWGRTLFA from the coding sequence ATGAGCGAGTCGGTGTCCGGACCGGAGTCCACACAGGACGGCGCGCCCGAAGGCGCCTCGGAGCAGGCGGGCTCGGGTTCGGGCGCGCCCTCGCGCCGGGCCGTCCTCGGCTGGGGCGGCGCGGGCCTCGCGCTCGGCGCGGCGGCGGCCGGCGGTACGGCCATCGCCCTGAACTCGGGCCCCGACATGGTCTCGGCGGCCGCGGCCGGCGCGGCCGTGCCGTTCCACGGCGAGCACCAGGCCGGTATCGCCAGTGCCGTCCAGGACCGCCTGCACTTCGCCGCCTTCGACGTGAAGACGAAGGACCGCGGCGAGCTGGTCCAGCTCCTCAAGGACTGGACCGAGGCGGCCCGGCTGATGACGGCAGGTCAGCCGGTCGGCGAGGGCGGCTTCGGCGGCCTTCCGGAGGCCCCGCCGGACGACACGGGCGAGGCGCTGGGCCTGAAGGCCTCCCGCCTCACCCTGACCATCGGTTTCGGGCCGGGCCTGTTCGCCAAGGGCCGCTTCGGGCTGGAGGGCAAGCGCCCCGGGGCCCTGATCGACCTGGAGCTCTTCCCCGGCGACAACCTCGACCCGGCCCGCTCGGGCGGCGACCTGTGCGTGCAGGCCTGCGCCGACGACCCGCAGGTCGCCGTCCACGCCATCCGTCAGCTCGCCCGCATCGGCTTCGGCAAGACGGCGGTGCGCTGGTCGCAGCTCGGCTTCGGCAAGACCTCCTCGACCACGCCCGACGAGCAGACCCCGCGCAACATGATGGGCTTCAAGGACGGCACCCGGAACATCTCGGGCACCGACAAGGCGGCCCTGGACAAGCACGTGTGGGTCGGCGCCGGCGACGGCAGCGACTGGCTGACCGGTGGCTCGTACCTCGTGGCGCGCCGGATCCGGATGAACATCGAGACGTGGGACCGCACGTCCCTGGGCGAGCAGGAGGACATCTTCGGCCGCGACAAGGGCGAGGGCGCCCCCGTCGGCAAGTCCAAGGAGCGCGACGAGCCGTTCCTGAAGGCGATGAAGCCCGAGGCGCACGTCCGCCTCGCGCACCCGGACACCAACGACGGTGCGACGATCCTGCGCCGCGGGTACTCCTTCACCGACGGCACGGACGGACTGGGCCGCCTCGACGCGGGCCTGTTCTTCCTCGCCTACCAGCGCGACGTCCGCACCGGCTTCGTCCCGATCCAGCGCAAGCTGGCGAAGTCCGACGTACTCAACGAATACATCCAGCACGTGGGTTCGGCCGTCTTCGCCGTCCCGCCGGGCGTCCGCGACAAGGACGACTGGTGGGGCCGGACGCTGTTCGCGTAG
- the efeU gene encoding iron uptake transporter permease EfeU, with protein sequence MFSNYLIGLREGLEASLVVCILIAYLVKTENKDKLGPLWLGVGLAAALSLAFGAGLEFGTQELTFKAQEAIGGTLSIVAVGLVTWMVFWMKRTARHLKAELQGKLDAALAMGTGALVATAFLAVGREGLETSLFVWRSVHAAGDGAGPLTGVLLGIGSSIVLGWLFYRGALKINLSKFFTWTGGMLVVVAAGVLAYGVHDLQEADFVPGLNDKAFDISETIPPDSWYGTLLKGTLNFQPDPTVLQVVVWALYLVPVLALFLAPSLIKRTKPEPAPKPKQESESESEPSGS encoded by the coding sequence GTGTTCAGCAACTATCTGATCGGACTGCGCGAGGGGCTGGAAGCCAGCCTCGTCGTCTGCATCCTCATCGCGTACCTGGTGAAGACCGAGAACAAGGACAAGCTGGGTCCGCTGTGGCTGGGCGTCGGCCTGGCCGCCGCCCTGTCCCTGGCCTTCGGCGCGGGCCTCGAATTCGGCACGCAGGAACTGACCTTCAAGGCGCAGGAGGCCATCGGCGGCACCCTGTCGATCGTCGCGGTCGGCCTGGTCACCTGGATGGTCTTCTGGATGAAGCGCACCGCGCGGCACCTGAAGGCCGAGCTCCAGGGCAAGCTCGACGCGGCGCTCGCGATGGGCACCGGCGCCCTGGTGGCCACCGCGTTCCTGGCCGTCGGCCGGGAGGGCCTGGAAACCTCGCTGTTCGTGTGGCGTTCGGTGCACGCGGCCGGTGACGGCGCGGGTCCGCTGACCGGCGTCCTGCTCGGCATCGGGTCCTCGATCGTCCTGGGCTGGCTGTTCTACCGGGGCGCGCTGAAGATCAACCTGTCGAAGTTCTTCACGTGGACCGGCGGCATGCTGGTCGTGGTCGCCGCGGGCGTGCTCGCGTACGGGGTCCACGACCTCCAGGAGGCCGACTTCGTTCCGGGGCTGAACGACAAGGCCTTCGACATCAGCGAGACGATCCCGCCGGACAGCTGGTACGGGACCCTGCTGAAGGGCACCCTCAACTTCCAGCCGGACCCGACCGTGCTCCAGGTCGTCGTGTGGGCCCTGTACCTGGTCCCGGTGCTCGCCCTGTTCCTGGCCCCGTCGCTGATCAAGCGCACCAAGCCGGAGCCGGCGCCGAAGCCGAAGCAGGAGTCGGAGTCGGAGTCGGAACCGAGCGGCTCCTGA
- a CDS encoding GNAT family N-acetyltransferase, which produces MRIEGAIEEYDVLPAGLAEQVAALEAQAWPGSSPGHDPALSPRAVLLLDADGRVAACLALLHKPVRLADGRTYNAAGLSGVVTRADVRGRGYGGRLVAAARAGLAADPGVDLALFSCDRELVPFYEAAGFEVLPGTVLVGGTPAEPLATDAPGLGKTVLGAFPAGAAHGEGRADEVRAAFTGIRVPLYPGTIDRLW; this is translated from the coding sequence GTGCGGATCGAGGGGGCCATCGAGGAGTACGACGTCCTGCCCGCCGGGCTCGCCGAGCAGGTGGCGGCCCTGGAGGCGCAGGCGTGGCCCGGGTCGTCCCCCGGGCACGACCCGGCCCTCTCCCCGCGCGCGGTACTGCTCCTGGACGCCGACGGGCGGGTCGCCGCCTGCCTGGCACTCCTCCACAAGCCGGTCCGGCTCGCGGACGGGCGTACGTACAACGCGGCCGGGCTGAGCGGCGTGGTCACCCGGGCCGACGTGCGGGGCCGCGGGTACGGGGGCCGGCTGGTGGCGGCGGCCCGCGCGGGGCTCGCCGCCGATCCGGGGGTGGACCTGGCGCTCTTCAGCTGCGACCGGGAACTGGTCCCGTTCTACGAGGCGGCCGGCTTCGAGGTGCTGCCCGGCACGGTCCTGGTCGGCGGCACCCCCGCGGAACCGCTCGCCACGGACGCCCCGGGCCTCGGCAAGACGGTGCTCGGGGCGTTCCCCGCCGGCGCCGCACACGGTGAAGGCCGCGCGGACGAGGTCCGCGCGGCCTTCACCGGCATCCGTGTCCCCCTCTACCCGGGGACGATCGACCGGCTCTGGTGA
- a CDS encoding PhzF family phenazine biosynthesis protein: protein MTIEVLCYTAFSADPEGGNPAGVVLDASGLDEAAMLEIAAEAGYSETAFLTAPPEGLGGQPGRAFSVRYFSPKVEVPFCGHATVATAVALGERVGPGELLFATRAGTVPVSVTREDGGLRATLTSVEPHTEELDPADLTEALAALDWPAADLDPRFPPRIAYAGARHLVLGAATRARLADLSYDFARLEALMRRLDLVTAQLVYRAGPAEFHVRNPFPVGGVVEDPATGAAAAAFGAYAREVGLVPADAVLTLHQGEDMGRPGVLTVELRSGDPRVRVGGAGALIP from the coding sequence ATGACTATTGAAGTGCTGTGCTACACCGCCTTCTCCGCCGATCCGGAGGGCGGAAACCCGGCCGGGGTCGTGCTCGACGCGAGCGGTCTGGACGAGGCGGCCATGCTGGAGATCGCCGCCGAGGCGGGCTACAGCGAGACCGCCTTCCTCACCGCCCCGCCCGAGGGCCTCGGCGGGCAGCCCGGCAGGGCCTTCTCCGTGCGCTACTTCAGCCCGAAGGTGGAGGTCCCGTTCTGCGGGCACGCCACCGTGGCCACCGCCGTCGCGCTCGGCGAGCGGGTCGGCCCCGGCGAGCTGCTGTTCGCGACCCGGGCGGGCACCGTGCCGGTGTCGGTGACCCGGGAGGACGGCGGGCTGCGCGCCACCCTGACCAGCGTCGAACCGCACACCGAGGAGCTGGACCCGGCCGACCTCACCGAGGCCCTGGCCGCGCTGGACTGGCCGGCCGCCGACCTGGATCCGCGGTTCCCGCCGCGGATCGCCTACGCCGGTGCCCGCCACCTGGTGCTCGGCGCCGCCACCCGGGCCCGGCTCGCGGACCTGAGCTACGACTTCGCCCGGCTGGAGGCGCTGATGCGGCGCCTCGACCTGGTCACCGCGCAGCTCGTGTACCGGGCGGGCCCGGCGGAGTTCCACGTACGCAACCCCTTCCCGGTCGGCGGCGTCGTGGAGGACCCGGCGACCGGCGCGGCCGCGGCCGCCTTCGGGGCGTACGCCCGCGAGGTCGGCCTGGTCCCGGCCGACGCCGTCCTGACCCTCCACCAGGGCGAGGACATGGGCCGCCCCGGCGTCCTGACGGTGGAGCTCCGATCCGGTGACCCCCGGGTCCGGGTGGGCGGCGCGGGGGCGCTGATCCCGTAG
- a CDS encoding SDR family oxidoreductase: protein MNARVKKTAVVTGAGSGIGRSVALTLAAAGWSVAVAGRRTEPLEETAGAARAADAEADVLCVRADVSDPDDVAALFETVRERYGRVDLLFNNAGTFGPAGVPLEDISYEAWRSVVDVNLTGSFLCAQAAFRVMKAQDPQGGRIINNGSISAHVPRPNSIAYTATKHAMTGLTKSLSLDGRPYSIACGQIDIGNAATEMTERMQTGILQANGQLAVEPVMDAADVARTVLHMAELPLGANVQFATVMATAMPYIGRG, encoded by the coding sequence ATGAACGCACGTGTGAAGAAGACCGCCGTAGTGACCGGAGCCGGTTCGGGAATCGGCCGTTCCGTGGCCCTGACCCTGGCCGCCGCCGGATGGTCGGTGGCGGTCGCGGGCCGCAGGACCGAGCCGCTGGAGGAGACCGCGGGGGCCGCGCGGGCGGCCGACGCCGAAGCCGACGTGCTCTGCGTCCGGGCCGACGTGAGCGATCCGGACGACGTGGCCGCGCTGTTCGAGACCGTACGGGAGCGCTACGGGCGGGTCGACCTGCTCTTCAACAACGCGGGCACCTTCGGCCCGGCCGGAGTCCCGCTGGAGGACATCTCCTACGAGGCCTGGCGCTCGGTGGTCGACGTCAACCTCACCGGCTCCTTCCTCTGCGCGCAGGCGGCCTTCCGGGTGATGAAGGCCCAGGATCCGCAAGGCGGCCGCATCATCAACAACGGCTCCATCTCCGCGCACGTGCCCCGGCCGAACTCGATCGCCTACACCGCGACCAAGCACGCCATGACCGGCCTGACGAAGTCCCTGTCGCTGGACGGACGCCCGTACTCGATCGCCTGCGGGCAGATCGACATCGGCAACGCGGCCACCGAGATGACCGAGCGGATGCAGACCGGGATCTTGCAGGCCAACGGACAGCTCGCGGTGGAACCCGTCATGGACGCGGCCGACGTGGCGCGCACGGTGCTGCACATGGCGGAGCTCCCGCTGGGGGCCAACGTGCAGTTCGCGACGGTGATGGCGACCGCGATGCCGTACATCGGGCGCGGCTGA
- a CDS encoding Bcr/CflA family multidrug efflux MFS transporter, whose protein sequence is MPERGHATAPSKDSSPTTPSPLTAPPLTAARRTGLLVTFILGGLSALTPLSMDMYLPALPAVTTDLNSPASTIQLTLTACLAGMALGQLVIGPMSDKWGRRRPLLAGLTIYVLATAICAFAPTVELLIAFRLLQGLAGAAAIVIARAVVRDLYDGVEMARFFSTLMLISGVAPIIAPLIGGQVMRFADWRGVFGVLTVVGALLTLLVWRKLGETLPPERRQTGGVGAALRTMRGLLADRVFTGYTLAGGFAFAVLFAYISASPFVVQEIYGASPQTFSLLFGVNSLGLITVGQINGKLLVGRVSLDKVLGYGLAVVMTASAALLLMTAGVFGEVGLFPICAGLFVLMSAMGLVLPNTNAQALMRTPHAAGSASALLGTSSFLVGAVASPLVGIAGEDTAVPMAVVQVTCSLMAVLCFVVLCRPWRAGPPTTPATPTETTTPTETTA, encoded by the coding sequence ATGCCGGAACGAGGCCACGCGACAGCGCCCTCGAAGGACTCGTCACCCACGACTCCCTCCCCTCTCACCGCCCCTCCCCTGACGGCCGCCCGCCGGACGGGACTGCTCGTCACCTTCATCCTCGGCGGGCTCAGCGCGCTCACCCCGCTGTCCATGGACATGTACCTCCCGGCGCTGCCGGCGGTGACCACGGACCTCAACAGCCCGGCCTCGACCATCCAGCTCACCCTCACCGCCTGCCTCGCCGGCATGGCCCTGGGCCAGCTGGTGATCGGCCCGATGAGCGACAAGTGGGGCCGTCGGCGCCCCCTGCTCGCCGGCTTGACGATCTACGTCCTCGCCACCGCCATCTGCGCCTTCGCCCCGACCGTCGAACTACTGATCGCCTTCCGGCTGCTCCAGGGACTGGCCGGCGCGGCCGCGATCGTCATCGCGCGGGCCGTCGTGCGCGATCTGTACGACGGGGTCGAGATGGCCCGGTTCTTCTCCACCCTGATGCTCATATCCGGCGTGGCGCCGATCATCGCCCCGCTCATCGGCGGCCAGGTGATGCGCTTCGCCGACTGGCGCGGGGTCTTCGGCGTCCTCACCGTCGTGGGGGCCCTCCTGACCCTCCTGGTCTGGCGCAAGCTCGGCGAGACGCTGCCGCCCGAGCGGCGTCAGACCGGCGGCGTCGGCGCCGCACTGCGGACCATGCGCGGGCTGCTCGCCGACCGGGTCTTCACCGGCTACACGCTGGCCGGCGGGTTCGCCTTCGCGGTGCTGTTCGCGTACATCTCCGCCTCGCCGTTCGTCGTGCAGGAGATCTACGGCGCTTCGCCCCAGACCTTCAGCCTGCTGTTCGGCGTCAACTCCCTCGGCCTGATCACGGTGGGCCAGATCAACGGCAAGCTGCTGGTCGGCCGGGTCAGCCTGGACAAGGTGCTGGGGTACGGTCTCGCGGTCGTCATGACGGCCTCGGCCGCCCTGCTCCTCATGACCGCGGGGGTCTTCGGCGAGGTCGGGCTCTTCCCGATCTGCGCCGGGCTGTTCGTCCTGATGTCCGCGATGGGCCTGGTGCTGCCGAACACCAACGCGCAGGCCCTGATGCGCACCCCGCACGCGGCCGGCTCGGCCTCCGCCCTGCTGGGCACCTCCTCCTTCCTGGTCGGAGCCGTGGCCTCCCCCCTGGTCGGCATCGCCGGCGAGGACACCGCGGTACCGATGGCCGTGGTCCAGGTGACCTGCTCCCTCATGGCGGTCCTCTGCTTCGTCGTCCTGTGCCGCCCCTGGCGCGCCGGCCCGCCGACCACGCCGGCCACGCCGACGGAGACGACAACGCCGACGGAGACCACGGCCTGA